A stretch of DNA from Candidatus Binatia bacterium:
AACGCCCACCGGACTTCCTTCAGATGAAAGAACGCCACTACCTTCATCGTGAGCCCACTCCTTCGCTGGCCAACATAACACCCGGGCGCTCGGAACTCTCCCGGAAAGGGCTATCACGGGGTTTAGGTCAGGTTCCAGGCGACGTTACGGCTTTGTCCCGCCCCACAGCTCCCGGCCGCACTGCCCTTGAGATGGTGAGGATCAGCGGGATTTACGCTGCCCTTGATGGGCGGGGGGCCGAAGATCGCACCCCAGGTCCAGCACTGACCTGCTGCAGGCCATTCTGTAGGTGCGCTGGGAACTCGTAGGTGTTTGCCGCGCTGATCTCGGCGTGCAAAGGCGACCCCGCGCCCGCTCACTTGGCGACGTGTTGCTTGAGAAACCCGATGAGATCCTCGCGTTCCTTCTCGCCCTTGAGCCCGGTGAAGGCCATCTCCGTTTCCACGGCGACCCCGTGCGGCGAACTCAGCCACTGCTCGAGCTTCTCGGGCGTCCAGACAATGTCGGAGTTACGCAACGCTGCCGAGTATTGATAGCCCTTGAGTGAGCCTGCCTTCCGGCCGACGACGCCGGTCAAGTCCGGAGCAATAGTGGACAGTCCTCCCGTTAAGGTGTGGCAGTTGGCACACCGACTCTTGAAGACCGCCTCGCCGGCAGTGGTGTCGGCACGCGCGGTGGCGGAACCGATGAGGCCTGCGGCAAGTAGCACAAGAACAGCTGTGAGGAAACGTTTTGCGTTCATCTGAAAACTCCCCTTCTGGCTTCACGACGACCCTCCACTACTTCTCTTGGATCGAGCGGAGGTACTCTGCAATGAGGAGAATTCGCCCTCGAGCTTCCGCCTGACGGCTCGATGGTGCTGCTGACTCAGCACGAAAGCGCTCGCCCCATACCGGCATGTCAGTCTCCCCGTGGCCCCGAACCAGTACGGAGCCATCAATGGATTGAATGACCTTCATCATGGGGAAATCCCCGCCTGCTTTCTTCGCGATCTCTGTCAGGTCCGTCGGCTTGGTCGTCAGGACATTTGCAACTGGACCTTTCCCCTTGCCGTCGTAACCGTGGCACGAACTGCAGTAGCGCGTGTATGTCGCCTTGTCGGGGCTCTCGGGCTCGGTGGCCGCCCCCCGTGTCGGGAGACAAAGGAAGAGCGCTACGGCCGCGATCGGACCGAAGGATACCCGGTGGAGCACCGTGTTCTTGAGCGTCATGTCATCCTCCTTCCTGCCGGAACGGATTCCATTAACCACTGCGACAGCAGTGGGGCCTGACCTAGACAGTCCGCGCCGCTCAAGAGCCCTTCTGCAGGTCCCATGCCGAGACCGGCCGCCTAAGTGTGTGCTCGGTGCTGGGCATTTGGAGAGGCCGGCTTCCGAAGACTGAAAAGGCGCAGCCGCACGGGTCAGAATCTTCGAGAGTCTCGGGTGCGCCGTGCCCTGTGGGACTGATAAGATGGCAAATGATGGCTTCCACCACCCAGCCTCCGACGGGCCTTTCTGCAAATGCTTAGAAGCCCAACTTCGAGGAGACAACTTCTTCGGGAGAGCTGGCGCCGCTTCGGCGAGGTTGTGCCTGACATGCAGCAGCCGTGGTACGCTGTGGTCGTGTGCGGCCGCTTCACAAGTGCCGCCGGACTGCGCCATCCTCATCCTTGCCCGACGCGATGAGGACGTTCCGCAGGCACTCGAAGCACTGGCCGAGCCCTTGTGCCTGCCGCTTTGCGGCGGGCTAGATCAACAGCCCGTTGTGAGAAAGGAAGGAGGTGACATGGCTGCGCCGCCGGCGGGCTTCGATCCCGCGCCAGCCTGACACGGCCTCGAACTCCTTCAGCTTCTGCAAGACCTCTTCCCGGCGCTGCTTGCTGCCAAAACGCTCGCCGGTGGCTTTGCGGCGGAGGAAACAAAAGGCCACGAGCTGGTCGGGATCTTTATCGATGAACTGGCAGAAAGCCTCCATGGACTGCAGCTTCGCCGGCTCCTCGGCGAAGGGGTCGCCGCCCCACTGTCGCCTGAGCCCCTCGGCCCAGGCGACAACGGTCTCGTAGCTTTCGATCGGTTTCGGCAGACTCACCGCGCTACTCCGGCAGCCCCAGCTTGCGAGCCAGTTGGCGCAGTTCCTCCTTACGGCCGGGCAATGGCGCCGGCGTTTGTAGCATCTTCGCCTTCTTGAGTTCCTCTACGACCGCCTCGTCTCGCCGAAAGGGATTGCCAACCCGGCCCTCGAAGTAGAGTTCCTCGAACGGTGGCCGCGGCCGCTGGCCTCCGGCCTCGCGCGACTCCAGCGGGTACCCCACATTCAACACGTAGTGTGGGACCCAGTCGTCCGGTACGCCGAAGATCTCCTTGGCTGCTTCCGTATTGAAAGCCGTCCAGCAAGCCCCGAGGCCCTCGTTGAACGCCATCAGGAGTCCCTGTGTAGCACAGCCGCCGTTGTCGAAGGCCATGGCGACCGGATACGCTGGGCTCTTGCTCAAGGGCTCGAGCAGCTGCGGCCAGACGAACTCGTCGACGAAGCGGTGGGTCCACCCATGGCTCGGGGCCAACGCACCGATATCGATGAGCTGTTTCGGACGGGCACCCCGATCCTTCGGGATCACCGAGAGATCCCCGTAGCAATAGATGTGGACCGGCGCCAATTCCATGATGACGCCTGCCACCGGCACTTTGAGCTTCTCAAAGGTGTCGGTCGGCAACTCGTCCCGGTAGACCACGATCGCCCGCAACCACTGGGCGTTCATGGCACAGGACCCGATCCGCATGGCCTCTAGAATTTTCTGGACCTTTTTCCGTTCGACCGGCCGATCCGGATCGAAGAAGCGGATCGACCGCCGGTTGCCCAGCACCTCTGTGAAATCCATGGGTCTTCCTCCTTATCTTCCGAAAGGTGGAGTAGCCGTACGATCGGATCGTTGGCACAGGGGAGCCCGCGAAGTCAACGAAGGAATTGCTGCAACGCCTGGCGGTTTCTACCCCAGCGGTTTCTACCCCAGCTTTACGCGCACTCCGCTTTCTGCCAGACTCAACACAACGATTGTATCGCTTTTGGGACGAGGTGAGGCGAAATGCTCTCTCCTGGCGACCAGGCCCCAGATTTTCATGGAACGCTCGCCGATGGGCGCCAGCTGCGCCTCCGCGATTTTCGCGGACGGCGCCACGTCATTCTGTACTTCTTTCCCAGGGACTTTACACCGGGCTGCACGCGCGAGGCATGCGGCTTCCGCGATCGACGGGCGGAGGTGGCACGCTTGGACGCCGAAGTTGTCGGCGTAAGCCTAGACTCTGCCGAGAAGCACGCGGCCTTTGCCGCAGCGCATAACCTCCCGTATCCGCTCGTCAGCGACCTCGACGCCAAGATCGCGACGGCTTACGGTGTGTCTCGGCTCGGCGGCTGGTTGCCTACCAGGCGTGTCACCTTCGTCATCGACAAACGCGGGGTCGTGCAGCAGGTCATCAAGACCGAGTTGAGCATCAGTCGCCACATCGATGAAGCCGTTGAGACCTTGAAGCGGCTGCAGACACCCGCGTCACCGGCGTGAACACCGGCAATCTAGGGGGCCGCCCCGCAGCCGTTGAGTGCGTTGGCCAAGGCCGTGAGGATTTCATCAACCGTGACCTGGTGATCCCCGTTTGCGTCGCCCGCTGCGCATTCTGATGGAAGGGTGTTGCCCAAGGCGATATTGACCATGGTCAGAACCTCGTTCACGGTCACGACCCGGTCGACGTTGCAATCGCCGACGCACGGCGCCGGTAGCACGGCCGTCGGGCTGGAGACCGGAGTCGCCGTCAGGGTGGGCGTATGCACCGGTGTCGCGATCGAGGTGTCGGTCGGGGCCTGAGTCGGCGGCAGAGTCGCTGTTGGGACCGGGGTCGAGCTTGCGGTTGCCGTAATGGTAGGGGTTTCAGTTGGCGTCACGGTCGGTGGTACCGTGGGTGTGTCCGTGCTGGTTACGACGACGCTTCCATCAATCGCTGCAACCTGACTGACGGCGTCCGGTGCACCGCATGGCGGCGTCTCCGGGATTGGAACGCAGGTCTGGTCGTTCTGCAGACGATCCCCGATTGAGAGCAATGCTGTCGATTTGGGATGCGGACTGTCCGTTGAGGCGTTGAGCAGGTGCAGAGGTATGGCCCCGCTCGCGCTGGGGCCAATCTGCAGGTCTATTGTGAGCAGTTGCCCGTTCGGCAGGGTGGGGATGACCACTGGCCCAGATATGGTTTGCAGATTCGGCCCGTAGATCGCCAGGTTGATAAACCCATCAGGCGTGATGCCACTGCCCGGATCAGGGCAGTGATGTGTTTCCCCCTTTTGACGATCCTCATGCGTTTCTTGGGGCGGGATACCACCGGCCATCGGCATCGTCAAACTTGGGAAAGCGCTGGGGTTGACGGCGCCATTTGTGGTCCCGCGATCCCGGCGCGCGTGGTTGCGGCAATGACAAGGAAAAACTCCGGGTCTTTCCGGGCTCCGGATTATTAGACCTGAGAAAGCAAGTTCGAGATCCAGGCGCGGTTTTTCTCGGCCGTGAGAAGCGAGTCGAACCTTGGCAACGTTCAGAAGCAATCTATCTTGGCCCGATTCTTGTGAGTGTTGCCGTGCTTGTTAGGTCTGTACCGGACGACGGTGCACGCAGGATCGAAACAGGAAAACCAAGGGGGGAGTTCCGATGGCAAGTTGGTCTAAGCTGAGCCGGTTGATGACCGTGGGATTGTTCGCGGCAACACTGACACTGGTCGGTTGTAGTGGCGATGACGGTAGCAACGGCGCGCAAGGGGTTCAGGGACCGACTGGAACGGCGGGGCCGACTGGAGTGACGGGACCCACTGGGCCATCGGGACCCTCCGGACCGACGGGACCCACTGGGCCGTCGGGACCCAGCGGACCGACGGGAGCGACTGGGCCGTCAGGACCCTCTGGACCGACGGGAGCCACTGGGCCGTCGGGACCCTCTGGACCGACGGGAGCCACTGGGCCGTCGGGACCCACCGGCGTGACGGGACCCACTGGACCGAGCGGCCCTGCGCCAACCACCGGGACGCCCCTGGCGACCACGAACAGCATCTCGATTGCCGTTGACGATGTCGCGAAGACTGCGACGTTGACCGTGAATTTTACGGTCACGGATGCGAACGGCAGTTACATTCCCCAACTCGCTGACGCCTCCGCTACTAACGCTACCCAGTTGGCCTACATGCGGTTCGCTCTAGCCGAGCTGCAGCCCGCTGCTGCTAATAGTGGTGATGCCGACATCTGGGTAAACTACACCACGGGTGACCGCACTCCTGCAAACCTGACCGACAATCACGACGGTACCTATACCTACAAATTCAAGACTGACCTGTACGCGAAGTACAACGCTGCCTGGACGCACAGGCTGCTGTTGCTGGTGTCTGCCACTACTGTCGTACCGCAGCTAACGGAGCCGAAGAACGTCATCTATGATTTTGTGCCGGCGCAACTCCCCGGCCCGTTCACCTTCGCCACCACCCGCAACATCGTTACGACCGATGCCTGCAACGGGTGTCATGGCAAGTTGGGAAGCCCGTTGGGCGCCGCCAGTTTCCATGGTGGCAGCCGTTATCTCGTCGAGGCCTGCACGGTCTGCCATACCACGACGCTGGGGACCAACGGCGTGGCCGAATTGGCTCCATTTATTCACAAGATCCACGCTGCTAAGAACGACCCGAACCTGGTTGACCTCCTCTCGGGCGTCACTAAGATTACCTACCCCGGCCAGAAAGGCACCGATAGTTCTACCATCACGGCCTTGGGGGGGCCGAGCAAGGCGCTAGGGGCTCCGATCGACTGTGCCAAGTGCCACGATTCCGCGGCTGCGGATAGCGACCACTGGAACACGCGCCCCACGATGACGGCTTGCGGCTCTTGCCACGAAGTGGATTTTGCTGCGGGCACCAACCACGCCTTCGGCGCGCAAGCAAACAACGTGCTTTGCGCGGGATGCCATCCGGCGTCAAGCGCGACGGGTTGGCCGGTTAAGAAGTACCACATGCCGACCGATGCCACCGCGGCGAACCCTGACATCCCTGCCGGGCTGGCCAAGATCGACTACTTCATCGATAGCGTCACGGTGAACGGGAGCAACCAAGCCGTTGTCACCTTCCACATCAACAAGGATGGCACGCCACTGGATCTCTCCACCTATCCTCCTGCGGGCTTCAGTGGTGGGCCGAGCTTCCTGGTTGGCTACACCCTGCCTCAGGGCCCAATCACTACTCCCGTCGACTACAACAACCTAAACCGCAGCGCCGCCCAGCCCTTCAGCGTAACCCTCGCGAGCTTGGCTGCCAGCCTGACGGGTACGGCCGCTAGCTACACCGCTATCCTCACCACTGCGCCCTTCCCGGCCGGTGCGACCATGCGTGCGGTTTCCCTGCAGGGGTACTTCACCCAGGTGAAGGGTGGTTCGATCCTGGCGGACACGCCCCGCCACACCCTCTCGGTTGTCGCGGGCGTGAGCGTTCTCAAGTGCTCGAACAATAGCTCCATCTCCTGCACCGTCAATGCGGACTGCGGCACCGGCAATACGTGCGTGAACACGGAAGCACAGCGGCGCGTAGTGGTGGACAAGGACAAGTGCCTCGCCTGCCACGAGATCCTGAGCTTGCACGGCGGCAACCGGGTCAACGAGGTGCAGGTGTGCGTCATCTGCCACAATCCCAATCTGAGCAGCAGCGGCCGCGGCGCCGATCCCGCCAACGTCGACGCCGCAAATAAGCAACTCCTTACTGATAATGGCTACGATCCCACTAAGCCCCTGACCTGGCCCGAGGCCACCCTCAACTTTAAAGAACTGGTCCACGGTATCCATTCGGCCGGCGTGCGGACCTTCCCGTACGAGTTTGTCCGCGACCGGGGAACGAGTGGGGTCTTCTACTACAACTGGAGCGAGGTGACCTTCCCCGGCATCCCGAGCAACTGTCTGACCTGCCACAAGCCGGGTACCTTTGATGCCGATCTGCCCTCTGGCGTGCTGCTGACCACCGACCGCACCACCTCGGTTGCGGATGGAAACGACCCGACGACAGCGGCTGTGGTTGCGGCCCGTACCAGCGTGCCGAACGTCACCGACTGGGTGAACAGCCCGACAGCCTCGGCCTGCTACTTCTGCCACGACGGCAACCTCGATGCAGCTCACTTCGGGCAGAACGGCGGTTTCCTCGACCTGACGCGCTCCGATGCGGTGGCGTCAAACGCACCGGTCGAGACCTGTAAGCTCTGCCACGGCCCTGGCCGGTTGGCGGACGTTGCGACGATTCATCCTGGGCTGGTCGCAACACAGTAACGGTTGCAGGCCTGCGCGGGTTGGTGCGTGGCTGCCTGGCAGGCGGGTTGCGCTTAACCCGAGGATACAGTTGGATCATCACAGGGCGGACCCTTCGGGGTCCGCCTTTTTTTTGGGGCGTTTTCATGAACGTTGCGCACGGTGGGCCAGGCGCTCGTGCGTTGGGCTCCAAATCGGTCGGCCTTCAAAGCCTTGAAAGGCGCGGGGGAAACTAATACGGAACTTCATCATTTCTGTTTGGTGCGATTCTTGTGGATAGTGTATTGTTCAAGCAGGAAACGAGCGCGAAGCTGGATGAACTGCGTGCTGGACCGGGCGCGGCAGCCCCTCCGGTGATGTCACACCAATATTGTTCGTCGACAAGGGTTTTGCGGCATCGAGCGCGCGTCCGAAGAGAGCGAGTCCATTGCGCTGATGCGTAAGCGAATAAAGTTTGCCCTGGGCGGGTTGTGTATCGGACTTGCGGTCGCTTACCTGATCGTTTCGGGCACCAGCGAGACGGCCACCTATTTCCTGACCGTAACCGAGGCCGCGAGTGCGGAAGGGATAGGCCAGGTGCGGGTGAAGGGTAGAGTTCGCGAAGGCAGCGTCGTCAAGAGTCCGGAAGAGGTTCGGCTCACGTTTACGCTCACCGATAACGAGAGACAGATACCGGTATTCTACCATGGCATCGTCCCTGACCTTTTTGCCGAAGGCCCGGGAGGTCATCGTCGAGGGACGTCTAACGCCGCATGGGTTGATCGCAGAGAATCTCCTTGCCAGCTGCCCGTCGAAGTACGAGCCACAGGAGAACGGCGGGGCGTTTCTGCGTCCTTAAGCGATCATCGATGCGATTCCCGACCGGTATACCCGCTGCCGTCCGAAGTAGTATCAAGCTTAAACTCGTTCTGGTCGTAGTCGCCATACTCGCCGTGACGGTTGGTATCGCGCCCTGGGGCGCTATCCGCATGCAGGAGCAGCAGCTCATGCGGGACTCCGAGGAGCATCTGAGGTCGCTACAAGGGCTGCTCAGAGTGCTGGTTGCCGACGCCATGCTTATCGGTGACCGGGAACAGATCCAAAAGCTGATCGAGGAGGTAGCTAGCCACCAAGACATCAAACAAGTGAGAATCTTCGACACCGATGGTATCGTCCACTTTTCCTCCCATCCGGAGGAACGGGGCAGCCGGCTGAGTTATGACGAGATGCATCGTTATGTCGGCATGGCTGACCCGGTGACGATGAGCCGTGAAAAGGGAGCCGTTGTCCACACCGTGTTGCAGCCGATGTTCAATCGCCCGGCGTGTTTCCGTTGCCATCCGCCCGAACTGAAAGTGTTGGGCATTCTCCAACTCAGCCTTTCCCTCGACCAGATGTCGCACCAAGTGTCGAGCCTGGAGCGGTCGGCCTTAGTCGCGACGCTGATTACTTTGGTGGTGATCATCATCGGGGTCTGGCTGGCCCTGACGCTGCTCATTGACCAGCCTCTCCAGCGCCTGGTGGATGTCATGGTCCGGGTGGCGCACGGCGACCTCAGCGTGCGAGCGGCCGTGTCGAACCGTGACGAGCTGGGTCAATTGGCGGGACACTTCAACGATATGATCTCCAAGCTGC
This window harbors:
- a CDS encoding c-type cytochrome, translating into MNAKRFLTAVLVLLAAGLIGSATARADTTAGEAVFKSRCANCHTLTGGLSTIAPDLTGVVGRKAGSLKGYQYSAALRNSDIVWTPEKLEQWLSSPHGVAVETEMAFTGLKGEKEREDLIGFLKQHVAK
- a CDS encoding cytochrome c, yielding MTLKNTVLHRVSFGPIAAVALFLCLPTRGAATEPESPDKATYTRYCSSCHGYDGKGKGPVANVLTTKPTDLTEIAKKAGGDFPMMKVIQSIDGSVLVRGHGETDMPVWGERFRAESAAPSSRQAEARGRILLIAEYLRSIQEK
- a CDS encoding nitroreductase family protein — its product is MDFTEVLGNRRSIRFFDPDRPVERKKVQKILEAMRIGSCAMNAQWLRAIVVYRDELPTDTFEKLKVPVAGVIMELAPVHIYCYGDLSVIPKDRGARPKQLIDIGALAPSHGWTHRFVDEFVWPQLLEPLSKSPAYPVAMAFDNGGCATQGLLMAFNEGLGACWTAFNTEAAKEIFGVPDDWVPHYVLNVGYPLESREAGGQRPRPPFEELYFEGRVGNPFRRDEAVVEELKKAKMLQTPAPLPGRKEELRQLARKLGLPE
- a CDS encoding peroxiredoxin is translated as MLSPGDQAPDFHGTLADGRQLRLRDFRGRRHVILYFFPRDFTPGCTREACGFRDRRAEVARLDAEVVGVSLDSAEKHAAFAAAHNLPYPLVSDLDAKIATAYGVSRLGGWLPTRRVTFVIDKRGVVQQVIKTELSISRHIDEAVETLKRLQTPASPA
- a CDS encoding OmcA/MtrC family decaheme c-type cytochrome, producing MTGPTGPSGPAPTTGTPLATTNSISIAVDDVAKTATLTVNFTVTDANGSYIPQLADASATNATQLAYMRFALAELQPAAANSGDADIWVNYTTGDRTPANLTDNHDGTYTYKFKTDLYAKYNAAWTHRLLLLVSATTVVPQLTEPKNVIYDFVPAQLPGPFTFATTRNIVTTDACNGCHGKLGSPLGAASFHGGSRYLVEACTVCHTTTLGTNGVAELAPFIHKIHAAKNDPNLVDLLSGVTKITYPGQKGTDSSTITALGGPSKALGAPIDCAKCHDSAAADSDHWNTRPTMTACGSCHEVDFAAGTNHAFGAQANNVLCAGCHPASSATGWPVKKYHMPTDATAANPDIPAGLAKIDYFIDSVTVNGSNQAVVTFHINKDGTPLDLSTYPPAGFSGGPSFLVGYTLPQGPITTPVDYNNLNRSAAQPFSVTLASLAASLTGTAASYTAILTTAPFPAGATMRAVSLQGYFTQVKGGSILADTPRHTLSVVAGVSVLKCSNNSSISCTVNADCGTGNTCVNTEAQRRVVVDKDKCLACHEILSLHGGNRVNEVQVCVICHNPNLSSSGRGADPANVDAANKQLLTDNGYDPTKPLTWPEATLNFKELVHGIHSAGVRTFPYEFVRDRGTSGVFYYNWSEVTFPGIPSNCLTCHKPGTFDADLPSGVLLTTDRTTSVADGNDPTTAAVVAARTSVPNVTDWVNSPTASACYFCHDGNLDAAHFGQNGGFLDLTRSDAVASNAPVETCKLCHGPGRLADVATIHPGLVATQ
- a CDS encoding histidine kinase dimerization/phospho-acceptor domain-containing protein, which encodes MRFPTGIPAAVRSSIKLKLVLVVVAILAVTVGIAPWGAIRMQEQQLMRDSEEHLRSLQGLLRVLVADAMLIGDREQIQKLIEEVASHQDIKQVRIFDTDGIVHFSSHPEERGSRLSYDEMHRYVGMADPVTMSREKGAVVHTVLQPMFNRPACFRCHPPELKVLGILQLSLSLDQMSHQVSSLERSALVATLITLVVIIIGVWLALTLLIDQPLQRLVDVMVRVAHGDLSVRAAVSNRDELGQLAGHFNDMISKLHTAQEELERYHQEQMARADRLATLGQMAAAIAHEIRNPLTGISGALSVLSRDFPGEDPRREIVRQTRLLIDRLNKTVEDILHYSRPSLPQFQTVQLDDIIERSLSLVGGEAAKAGIRVVKELDPTVHSGDDAPTVDADPHQIQQVLMNLILNAIQASTAGGQVCIR